DNA from Arthrobacter sp. SLBN-112:
AGCAACGCGGGAGGTCCGCACCGAGCCGGTCACCATCCAGACGCCGGTCAGCACCACCATCGGCACCGCGTTCACCAAACCCACCCCGCTGGTGGTTCCCATCCTCCGCGCGGGTTTGGGCATGCTGGAGGGCATGACCAAGCTCGTTCCCACTGCCGAGGTGGGCTTCCTGGGCATGGCCAGGGATGAGGAAACGCTGGACATCATCACCTACGCCGAGCGCCTGCCGGAGGACCTCACCGGCCGCCAGGTCTTCGTCCTGGACCCCATGCTGGCCACCGGCGGAACCCTGCGCGAAGCCATTAAGTTCCTCTTCAAGCGTGGCGCATCCGATGTCACCTGCATCTGCCTGCTGGCCGCCCCGG
Protein-coding regions in this window:
- the upp gene encoding uracil phosphoribosyltransferase; translation: MRTLVVDHPLVAHKLTVLRDKNTPSPVFRQLTEELVTLLAYEATREVRTEPVTIQTPVSTTIGTAFTKPTPLVVPILRAGLGMLEGMTKLVPTAEVGFLGMARDEETLDIITYAERLPEDLTGRQVFVLDPMLATGGTLREAIKFLFKRGASDVTCICLLAAPEGLARLEEELSGANVHIVLASIDEKLNEKSYIVPGLGDAGDRLYGIAG